The DNA window TGGCGGCNNNNNNNNNNNNNNNNNNNNNNNNNNNNNNNNNNNNNNNNNNNNNNNNNNNNNNNNNNNNNNNNNNNNNNNNNNNNNNNNNNNNNNNNNNNNNNNNNNNNCACGGGGCGGTGAGTAGCCCGGCGGCCTGACCGAGCACGCGGGGGCCCTCCTTCAGGCCAGAGCCCCCcgcttctcccccaccccacctactCTCACCCTGCATTCTGTCCTCAGGTCCTGGCTGCCACCCCGAGATCCCCTTCGGCGCCCTCAGGGATGCCTCTTCACCGTGGCTCCTTGGCCCGCTGCCTGCCCCCTGTCCCCAGTTTGTGGGGGCTTCTCTGAGCCCCTGCCCCCACATTCAAGCCCCCATGGCGGCGGGCCCTGCCGCAGGGAGCCGGGGCCGGCCACAGCGGGTGAGCATGCAGGAGCACATGGCCATCAATGTGAGCCCCGGCCCCATCCGGCCCATCCACCTCATCTCCGACTACTTTCCGCACTTCTACCCCTTCGCTAAGCACACCCTGCGCACCCCAGACCCACACCCTGCGGTGACCCCTGCCCCCCCGCAGCAGGCCGAGCCAGAGCCAGAGGGAGATTCGGATGACAGCagtgagtggggacagaggacaggGGAGCACTCCTGGCCTGGCCCAGCCAGGGTGGGGTTTGGGGCATCCCAGGCATCcgaccagggaggggcagggcagggggtggggtggggggtgaggcagGAGCTGACCCTGCCTACCACCTCCCGTTAGCTGCCCTAGGCACCCTCGAGTTCACGCTGCTCTTCGATGCGGACAACAGCGCCCTGCACTGCACGGCTCACCGAGCCAAGGTGAGGATGGGGGCAAGGGTGTGCAGGCGCGGGGCCTGGGCCACAGTCCTGCCCCTCATTCGTGGTCTCTTCTCAGGGTCTCAAGCcaccagcctcaggctctgtggaCACCTATGTGAAGGCCAATCTGCTGCCAGGAGCCAGCAAGGTGAGGGCAAGACCCAGGCCCCTCCTGATGCTTGTTGGCCACACCCCAGCCTGGAACACCCACCTGCCCCTGCCTTGCCCTGCGCCCCCCAAAGCCTGGACATCAGGCATGGACCCGCCAGGGAGGTGAGCCAGGGTGGAGCCCTGGGACCCAGGGGGGTCCTgacccccctccctggcccccaggcCAGCCAGCTGCGGACTCGCACGGTTCGGGGCACACGGGGGCCTGTCTGGGAGGAGACACTCACCTATCACGGCTTCACCCGCCAGGATGCTGGGCGAAAGACACTGCGGTGAGGACCGGGACCCggcctgggctggggggggggggggcagggccaaGGTGGGGGGGTCTGGAGGGGGGCTTGCTTGGCCGGTTTTGAGCCGGGCGGCCggcaggctgtgtgtgtgtgaggacccacggctgcggcggcggcgggcgcCTCCCCTGGGGGAGCTGCGGGTGCCCCTGAGGAAGCTGGTGCCCAACCGCGCCAGGAGCTTCGATGTGTGTCTGGAGAAGCGGAAGCCGGTGAGTGGGGCTGACACAGCCTGGGGTGGGACCGGGATCCGTGTGGCGGGGAAGCTGTGAAGGGGTGGAGCGAGGAGGGAGACCCCGGCAGTGTCTGGCCAAGGTGACCAAGCTCTCTGCTCCTTCAGACCAAGAGGCCCAAGAGCCTGGACACCGCCCGTGGCATGTCGCTGTATGAGGAGGTGGGTAGGACGGTGGGACCAAGCAGGGACTGGGGGGCAGGGCCTGAGGGGGGCTGAGAGGGTGGGTCCTGGCCCAGGTGGGcgtggggacactgaggccatCTGTCTCATAGGCCCTAGCACTTGAGGCCCTGGGGAACAGCCAGGCCCCAGTGGCTGGGCTGAGGGGCGGGGGGCGACTCCCCGGCCAGGGCAGCCCAGAGCAGCTCTTGGGCACCGGGACAGACAAGGCCCTCGGGGAGCAGAGATAAAGCCTGGCTTGAAGCAGTGGCCCAAACCGGTGGACCCGTCCATAGCCCCAGCTGGGAGGGCAGGTCAATGTGCAGGAGAGAATGGACAGCAGGAGGGGGCATTGTGGGTGCCACTCCTGGGGCCTGCAGCTTGCCAGCAGGCAGAGGTGACTGCAGGGGGACCCATGCCAATGACCGAAGCCCCGTGGCAGGCCCTCCCCAGCTCGCCAGGTgctgctgccctgccccctggTGGAGCTGCAAGTTGCTGCGCCCGCCAATCAGCCAAGGCCAGGTTGGCGAGTCCCACCCAGGTGGGGCAGGCACCCTGAGAAGGGCACTTCCGGTCACAGGCCCCACACACGGTGGCACCACAGCGCACGGCACACCCCCGCACATAGCACTCAGTTCAGTATGGGAGACGCACTCTTCATGGCATCTTCTCAAGCCCTTTGCAAGCACCAGGGGCTGAGGGTGGGTGGCAAAGGACACTCAGAGTCTGGTtccctgggcgggggggggggggggggggggggggggggggggggggggggggggggggggggggggggggggggggggggggggggggggggggggtgacccgCATGGCACCAGGTAGAGAACATCCTCTCGGAGCTGCTTCTGCGACACAGGGCAGGGCGGTGACGGGCACTTAGTGAGAGGCCATCGGGAAGCTCCTCACGTTTGCGGCCTTGACACCCGCTCCCTTCCCTCCATGAGGAAGATGCACCGAGCTGACCAGTCACACGGCCTGAGcgagcccctccccttctcaggcCCCGGAGGGCACAGCTGACCGGAAAGTTCCCTTCCGGGGCACCAGGCCAGTGACTGTTTTTGGAAGGCCATGACATTGAATTGTTGGTCCTTGATTTCTCTGCGGCCAGCTCGAGTTgtggcgggcgggcgggcgggcgggctcTGGGCCGCGGCCTGCTGACCGCAGCCTCCCCCGCAGGAGGACACGGAGGCTGCCGGGGACGAGCGTGGGCGCATCCTGCTGTCACTGTGCTACAGCTCTCAGCGGGGCGGCCTGCTGGTGGGGGTGCTGCGCTGCGCCCACCTTGCCCCCATGGACGCCAACGGCTACTCGGACCCCTTCGTCCGCCTGTGAGTGCAGGAGGGTGGACAGGCAGGTGGGCAGTGGGGGCTCCCCGGAGCCCCTCTCCAGGCTCATCCTACCCTGACCCCATCCTTCCCAACCAGCTTCCTGCATCCAAATGTGGGGAAGCGATCTAAATACAAGACTAGTGTCCGGAAGAAGACCCTGAACCCCGAGTTCAATGAGGTAGGCCAGGCTCCAGCGGGGGCGGTCCTGGCTGCCCCGGGGCCGGTGAGGTCAGCGAGCTGCCTCAGTCCCGCCTAACCTGGGCAGCTCGCCCACCTCGGCCTGTTTCTGAGCCTGTAAGGGACCCGCCGCCCGCTCCCCTGCAGGAGTTCTTCTACGCAGGCCCAAGGGAGGAGCTGGCCCAGAAGACGCTGCTGGTGTCCGTATGGGACTATGACCTGGGCACCGCTGACGACTTCATTGGTAAGAACACAGGGCAGcggggtggcggggggtgggCGGCAACGGGTTCCCACGTGGTTCCTGACCCCTGTTCCCCAACCCAGGCGGGGTGCAGCTGAGCAGCCGCGCCGGCGGGGAGCGCCAGCAGCACTGGTGTGAGTGCCTGGGCCGCAGCGACTGCCGACTGGAGCTGTGGCACCCGCTGGACGGCGCGCCCCTCCAGCTCCGCGCCTAGAAGGGCACCGGCCCGGCCCTGTTCACCGCCCTCCCCCACTGTGCCCAACCCCGCGGCAGACCGTTTGCTCCCTTGCCCCCTGCCCTCTCAAATTCACCCCACTGCCAACCGTGAAGAATAAACTTCCCAACCAGCCCAGTCAGAGCCTCCTTTCTCGCTGCTCGCCGCCTCACAGGGCAGACGGCGCCCTGTTCTCCCTGCTCCCATCCTGCAGACGCCCCCAGAGGGCCAGGCCCGGGTCTGGACCCCAGGCCACGGCCTGCCCTCATCACGCCGGGaaagccccgcccccacccctgctatCCGCACTGAGGGACAGGTGCTCACCACGGTCTAGGACAGACTGCCTCACAGGAAGCCAGGTTGTGAGTCATGACATgacctgtcccccctccccacgtGAGACCTGCACGCGGTCGGGGAAGCCTCTGTCTCTGGGAACCAGAGCTCCCTGAGGGACGGGCGGCAGCGGCAGAGCGAAGAGGAAGAGGCCAGCAGGAGACGGGCAGCACTTGGTTTATTGTCCAGCCGCCTGGACAGCCGGGTCTCGGCCCCGGGCAGCGGGGTCAGGAGGCAGCCTGCCTGGCCTGGCGCTGCTGGGCAAACCTCTGCATCCGCTCCTCAAGCTCTGGCCGGAAGTGGCGGATCAGGCCCTGAGGGTGGGTAGCGGACGCTGTGTGAAGCGGAAGGGAAAATCCCAACAGCCTAGGCTCTCGGCCCCCCCCACCCAGAGCCCCGCAGCAGGGCGGGGAGTACCTGCACGGGCCAGGCGGCCCCGTCACCCAGGGCACAGATGGTGTGGCCCTCGATCTGCTTGCTGATCTCCCAGAGGGAGTCGATCTCGGCCGGCCGGGCGTCCCCCTTCACGAAGCGGGCCATCACCTTGTTCATCCAATCCACACCTGCGGCCGTGGCAGCAAGAGAGGGCCCGATGACCCCGGTGGGATGCGGGGAACCGCACCCAAGGGGTGCAggccctgggggggaggggcggtgggcaGCAGGGGCCGAGAGAAGCTGGAGCAGGCTGGGAAGCAGCCGCTGTCCACCGGGTGTCCGGGGCCCGCCCCACCCAGGCCCAGCGGAAGCCACAGAGAAggcccccccccgccgcccaggGTGCTCACCCTCGCGGCACGGGGTGCACTGGCCACAGCTCTCGTGCTTGTAGAACTCGATAAGGCGGGCGATAGCTTTCACAACATCCGTCTGGGGGCGCGAGAGGCCGTGAGGACTCACCCAGGGCCAGAGCCTCAGCGCCCCCAGCAGCAGCACCCCGCCCCCTGGTTCCAGCAGCGTTCTGGCCACCTCCTCCGCTGGCCCTGGGCACGGGCACTGGACGGACCCCAGCCGGCGTTCTCTCTAGGGCAAGCCTCTCCTCCCGCTAGACTGTATCTCAGGCCACACAAGCGGGGACCCAAGAGCTGGAAAGAGTTCTCAGGAAGCCCAGGGAGGGGTGTGTGCCCGGTGCACGCGGGGCAGGGACTGGGTGGGGAGCGTGGGCGGCCCTTACCGAGCGGTCCATGACAATGACAGCGGCCGTGCCCAGGCCTGTCTGAGCCTGCACCAGCGCGTCAAAGTCCATCAGCACTGTCTCGCACACAGACTTGGGGATCAGCGGTGTGGACGAGCCGCCGGGGATCACAGCAAGGAGGTTGTCCCAGCCGCCTATGACGCCCCCTGCGGCCCCGGTTCACCCCCAAAAGGATGGATGGTCAGGGCTGGGCCCGCCACACCTGACTAGTCCTGAGCCCAGGACCTCTGCCAGCCCCTGCCCAGTGCTGCCTCAGGAGcacccccccccgaccccccagcGCTCTTCATggccgccccctccccttccgGCCCCGGCTGGCCCCACGCCTCACCCGCATGCTTTTCGATCAGCTCCTTCAGCGGCACGGACATCTCCTCCTCCACAGTGCAAGGGTGGTTGACGTGGCCAGAGATGTTGAACAGTTTGGTGCCCGAGTTGCGCTCACGACCAAAGCTGGCAAACCAGGCACCGCCACGGCGGCAGATGGTGGGGGACACCGCCACCGTCTCCACGTTGGCCACCGTTGTGGGGCAGCCAAACACTCCTGTAGAGGAACGGGGTGAGAGGCCGGTGGctgctggagggtgggggcagggcggatCAGGGTTCCCGGCAGTGGGGTCCGCTCTGTGGCACAGCCCCCCTTCAGCCTTCGGTTACTCCCATCCCCCACTGGACCCCAAACTCTAGCAGGAGCTTCCCTGCCTTTCCGCCCCTCTACTCTTCCCTGGGGGGCCGGGGAGGACCTGGGGGCTGGGACAGGGTGAGGGACCACAGACAGGCCTCTGTGTTGTCACCACCCTCCTCTGCGTCTAGCCCCCAGTCCAGGAGGAACTCCGAAATCCCCTGAGAATGACCAGTGGGGACCTGAAGCCAGAGGAGACTCGCCAAGACGCGGCCCGGGCCCTGCCCGGGCGGGGCCGTACCCACGTCGGCAGGGAAGGGCGGCTTCAGGCGGGGCTTGCCCTGCTTGCCCTCGATGGACTCGATGAGCGCCGTCTCCTCCCCGCAGATGTAGGCCCCGGCCCCGCGCACAACGAACACGTCGAAATCGTAGCCCGAGCCGCAGGCGTTCTTGCCAATCAGACCAGCCTCATAGGCCTCGCGGATGGCCACCTGCGGGACAGGAGGGGGACgctgtgtggtggggaggggcacaggcccACGGAGCCCCTGGTCACCAGAGCCCAGGGGAAAAGCTCCCTTCAGACGTAAGCACAGGATGCTCTGGGGCGGGTGTTTTTACAACACATGCGCTACTTTCCTAATAACGACATTTAACAAATCTTCAActccatgtctttttaaaagacagaccGAGGAAgcaatgaacattttaacaagCACTTTCCTACAGGCAGCAGATCTGCGGGAGCGTTCTGGGCACTGTGTGTGCGTGCGGTGTCCGTCTTTACGGCGAGCAGGTGCTACTTCTGCAGTAAAGGACAAGACCCTGGAGGTGTGTTGTTCAATACGGAGCAGTAACCTTACGCAGGACGCCGCTACGTGCCGGGCGCCGCCCCAGGTGCTGCTCCGCGTCCCTCGCCACCGCCGGGAGCCTAACAACGGCGTGCGGCTCTGGCCCCGCGCGCGTCACCACAGGCGTCTCCGAGCTGAGCCCCTGACGCTGCTGCAGGAAATGCCTGCAAGCCCACCGCCGGCCCAGGAGTCACGGCGCCCGGAAGCCTCCCACGCTGCGGCCTGGGAGTATATCGACAGCGCGGAGGCGGCTCTGGGGGCCATGGCCCATTAACACCGCAAGCGGCAGCGGGGACTCCTGTCCGGGTGGCCCCACACAGGCCCGGTGCTGACATCTAAGCACTGCGCCAGTAAGCCGGCATGTGAGGGCGCGCCGAGCAGCctcccctgtgccaggctctcccctctcccacctgcagATTGGAGGCCTCGTTGTAGAACTCCCCTCGGATGTAGATGTAGGCAGCACGGGCGCCCATGGCCCGGCCCCCGACCAGGCAGCCTTCCACCAGCTTGTGGGGGTCGTGGCGCATGATCTCCCGGTCCTTGCAGGTGCCCGGCTCCCCTTCGTCCGCGTTCACGACGAGATACTTGGGCCTGTAGGTTCCAGCAGATCCGTGAGGCCACGGGGCCGCCAGGGCTGGGCCTGCGACCACACGCCACCCCGCCGCACCCAAGGAAGCCTCAGAGATGTCTCCTCCGAGAGCCAATCCCTCCCTGTTCTCCCCACGTGCTCCTCGCGGCTCTGCTCGCTCACCGCCAATGGCATCGAGCTCAGTGCCTGTTACGCCTTTGGGTGGCTGTGACCACAGGAAAGATCTCTGTTCTGCTCAGTCCAAACATCTCCTAGTGCTTTCCTAAGAGCCCAAGTTCTGCTCTTGGTCATAAAGAACCTTCCTGAACCTCTACCATATCTCTGAAGTCAAAAGGAGGTGAAGTAGCTGACATttatcatttgctttcttttcttttttagttttaatgtttatttgtatttgagagagagagagtgagagacagacagacagacagacacaaagtgtgagctggggagaggcagagagatggagacagaatccgaagcagctccaggctctaagctgtcagcacacagcccaatgcggggcttgaactcacaagctgtgagatcatgacctgagccaaagccagacactcaacccactgagccacccaggcgccccttatttgcTTTCTACATGCTGATCAATGTGAGGGGCAAAAGCTATATGAACACTCTCTAATCCCTGCACAATATAAttcaacatacaaaaaagaaaacagaggttcaAAAATCCCAGGAGACTGCCCAAGGCTATATAATTAGAAGGCAGAATTGATCAATGAGTCTGCCAAGGCCAAAATCTTGTGTTGCTTCTGCTACCCCCCAGGAAGCGCGGAGAGAACAGGGTCCCACCTAACCTAAGCTCTGGGGATGTTTCATTCACTCTTAGTTTCCCAGGAAACAGCCCCGAGGCCCAGGGAAGCCACGGCCACCCCCAAGGTTTCTCCTGCTACTCCCAGGGCCACCTCCCTATACACACCTGCCATCTGAGGGCTTATTCATGAAGCTCCACTTGAGGCCAGTGGGGAAGCCAGCACCGCCACGGCCCCGCAAGCCGGATGTCTTGACCTCACCCAGGATCCAGTCCGGCCCCTTCAGCAAGATCTCCTTTGTCTTGTACCAGTCACCTCGACTCTGAGCACCTTTCAGcctgggcagagtggggagggcGTTGAAGGCGGGGCCCTGCCCCAGGACCACCCAGCGAAGGGCACCCTCTCACCTCCAGTCGCGGCGGCCATACAGGTTGGTGAAGATCCGGTCTTCATCTTTCAGCGAGCCAAATGAGGTTTTCTTGGGTGCTGTCTGAGGACACAAAGGGTCAGCAGGCCCAACCCATTCTGCGGCCATGAAGGGCCAGGCCACAAGTTACAGATTCCTGGATCCCCACGACTGGATGGGGCTGGGCTGAGGAGTGGGGGAGGCCCTAGGCCTCAGAACCCTCCATGACATCACAGCTACTGCCACCACTTTAGTGAGCGTTTCCTGCTTAGCCCGCATCAGCCTAGGCACTTCCCATCCCAAACCCCATTTCAGTCTCATAACCCTGAGACAAGAATGCTTTCCAccattttacaggggaggaaactgaggctaaggcTAAACAGAACTCCTGGAGGGGCACGCAACCACAAGCTGATGAATTTGAACTCAGGTTTGCTGGTGGTCAAAGCCCACGCCTGAACCACAGCACatctgacctctctgagccccgtGTGGAGCGCCGGCTCGTTTGCCTGGCTGTCCTGCTGGACCGAAATTTTGCCAGACCGGGATCGTATATAACTAACTCTGCGGGAAACAAAATGTGTTTACTGATGCAAAAGAAGCGTTTCACTGGGTCTGGGATGCAAAGCTGATGGGAGACCCACTCGGGATAAAAATGATGAGAGGCGGGGTCTGGAATTCCACGGGACCCAGTGGCGAACGCCTCAGTGAGAGCGAGGGGTACCTGGCTTGGACTCCTGTCCCCTTAAAAGGCACTACAGGGAGAAGAGCGCCGATGGGGCGTCAGGAGACGCACATCCTCTCCAAAGCTTTTctacatctgcaaaatggggcaaCGACACCTTTAAGCCCCACAAAGCTACGGCAAGGAAAGAATGAGACAGGGATGCTTCGCCGCCTGCAAAATTTTCCATTTCCCGGCTGCTTTAAATTAGGCCTTCCTGCCGGGCTGGGGAAATGAGGAGGGTTCTCTAGAAGGCACTACAGACCCAAGCGACAGCGCGCGCAGAGGCACTGCAGAGTGACCCGGCCCGCGGACACCTTTGGCCCGAGCCGGGCCGGGGCTCACCGTGTCGCCGCTGAAACGCACAGAAACCCGCGCAGGGAGCGACCCGCTGAGCAGCCGCCGTGCCGCCAGCATCGCGGGAGACGGCTCAGTCACCTCCCACTGTCACCTTCACGGTTCCGAGGCTAAGGCACCGGCGCGACCGAGGCGCTGGGCGGCGCACAGGAAAATCGTCACGGGCCCCGCCGCCCGCTGCGCGCCCGGCTCCCGGGCGCTTCTCTCTCGCCGCCCTCCGCCCCACTTCCTCTAGGAGGGCGGAGAGGCCGGAAGTGGTCTGTCTGGCGCAGAGgttgctgggaaatgtagtcccaATGGCCGCGGAGCCCGCCTTTCTCCTGCTGTAGGGTGGTGTTTACTCTCTCGCTCTTCTGCTTCGACTGTTAGCATTCGCCTCCATACTCCAGACTTTCAAACCCTAAGGAAACAAACGTCGCGTGTCACCTTTTGCTAGGTTCTGGTGGTTCCCACTTTCTACAGGTTCTGCATTTAGTGTACACTTGTATGTATGGGTGTGTATGtatgggtgtgtatgtatgtgcccTTGTATGTATGTGGCGGGAGGGAGGAGAATTCAGGCTGGTTGCAG is part of the Suricata suricatta isolate VVHF042 chromosome 11, meerkat_22Aug2017_6uvM2_HiC, whole genome shotgun sequence genome and encodes:
- the LOC115306944 gene encoding double C2-like domain-containing protein gamma; translation: MAAGPAAGSRGRPQRVSMQEHMAINVSPGPIRPIHLISDYFPHFYPFAKHTLRTPDPHPAVTPAPPQQAEPEPEGDSDDSTALGTLEFTLLFDADNSALHCTAHRAKGLKPPASGSVDTYVKANLLPGASKASQLRTRTVRGTRGPVWEETLTYHGFTRQDAGRKTLRLCVCEDPRLRRRRAPPLGELRVPLRKLVPNRARSFDVCLEKRKPTKRPKSLDTARGMSLYEEEDTEAAGDERGRILLSLCYSSQRGGLLVGVLRCAHLAPMDANGYSDPFVRLFLHPNVGKRSKYKTSVRKKTLNPEFNEEFFYAGPREELAQKTLLVSVWDYDLGTADDFIGGVQLSSRAGGERQQHWCECLGRSDCRLELWHPLDGAPLQLRA
- the NDUFV1 gene encoding NADH dehydrogenase [ubiquinone] flavoprotein 1, mitochondrial; translation: MLAARRLLSGSLPARVSVRFSGDTTAPKKTSFGSLKDEDRIFTNLYGRRDWRLKGAQSRGDWYKTKEILLKGPDWILGEVKTSGLRGRGGAGFPTGLKWSFMNKPSDGRPKYLVVNADEGEPGTCKDREIMRHDPHKLVEGCLVGGRAMGARAAYIYIRGEFYNEASNLQVAIREAYEAGLIGKNACGSGYDFDVFVVRGAGAYICGEETALIESIEGKQGKPRLKPPFPADVGVFGCPTTVANVETVAVSPTICRRGGAWFASFGRERNSGTKLFNISGHVNHPCTVEEEMSVPLKELIEKHAGGVIGGWDNLLAVIPGGSSTPLIPKSVCETVLMDFDALVQAQTGLGTAAVIVMDRSTDVVKAIARLIEFYKHESCGQCTPCREGVDWMNKVMARFVKGDARPAEIDSLWEISKQIEGHTICALGDGAAWPVQGLIRHFRPELEERMQRFAQQRQARQAAS